In one Triticum aestivum cultivar Chinese Spring unplaced genomic scaffold, IWGSC CS RefSeq v2.1 scaffold135807, whole genome shotgun sequence genomic region, the following are encoded:
- the LOC123175207 gene encoding probable indole-3-acetic acid-amido synthetase GH3.7 → MKLVDLVDVKIGQTYELVVTTFAGLYRYRVGDLLTVTSFYNATPLFHFSGRHDVILSIDHEKISEEELLRAISQAIELHLGPLGYMLXGSTAFADISKLPGHYVLFWELTNARSNHVVGDIPDQSVMENCCSTVEECFDQMYCKSRQRANITALEIRVLEQGAFDALMDFFVSRGASAGQYKTPTAIRSKEAMTVLEERLVARFFSKEIPRGYLYDDYVKK, encoded by the exons ATGAAGCTTGTAGATCTTGTGGATGTCAAAATTGGTCAGACCTATGAGCTGGTTGTCACCACCTTTGCAG GTCTTTACAGGTACCGAGTTGGTGACCTTCTCACCGTGACTAGCTTCTATAATGCAACACCATTGTTCCACTTCTCGGGACGACATGATGTTATCTTAAGTATAGACCATGAGAAGATAAGCGAGGAGGAACTACTCAGGGCAATTTCACAGGCTATTGAGCTCCATCTTGGCCCTCTTGGATACATGCTC NGTGGAAGCACCGCGTTTGCAGACATATCCAAGTTGCCAGGCCACTACGTCCTGTTCTGGGAGCTAACCAACGCAAGGAGTAACCACGTGGTTGGCGACATCCCCGATCAATCCGTCATGGAGAATTGTTGCTCGACAGTTGAAGAATGCTTTGACCAAATGTACTGCAAAAGCAGGCAGCGTGCGAACATCACCGCGCTCGAGATAAGGGTGCTTGAGCAGGGTGCGTTCGACGCTCTCATGGACTTCTTCGTGTCTAGAGGCGCATCAGCGGGCCAGTACAAGACTCCAACGGCTATTCGGTCAAAAGAAGCGATGACTGTGTTGGAAGAGAGGCTGGTGGCAAGGTTCTTTAGCAAAGAAATTCCCCGTGGTTATCTATATGATGATTACGTGAAGAAATGA